One Pieris rapae chromosome 7, ilPieRapa1.1, whole genome shotgun sequence genomic window carries:
- the LOC110996360 gene encoding syntenin-1: MSLYPSLEDMKVDNMIRAQLSQQQNGPPSFPPSYQQNSTPSAPHHVYPALGDYMGLELSQDVIARNMPEYQIQVPRPGGLASSSNMIAPLSSQSSTLSKAIVSGAIRQVILCKDRDGKCGLRLHSVNNGVFVCYVAAGSPAALAGLRFGDQILEINNVSLAGMSMEQCHAILKKAPTNGINMAVRDRPFERTITLHKDSLGHVGFQFKNGNIVGLVKDSSAARNGLLTDHQILEINTINVVGMKDKEISKVIDDGPNVVNVTVIPQYIYQHMISKMSNSLFKELDRTPAV; this comes from the exons ATGTCTCTGTATCCCTCGTTAGAAGATATGAAGGTGGATAATATGATACGCGCTCAGTTAAGTCAACAGCAAAACGGACCACCATCTTTCCCACCTTCTTATCAACAAAACTCGACGCCAAGTGCTCCTCATCATGTTTACCCCGCTCTTGGTGATTATATGGGACTTGAATTATCCCAAGATGTAATCGCTCGCAATATGCCAGAATATCAAATTCAAGTC CCCCGACCTGGTGGACTAGCATCCTCTTCTAATATGATAGCACCACTATCATCACAGTCTTCAACTTTGTCTAAAGCAATTGTATCCGGAGCTATAAGGCAAGTGATTTTATGCAAAGACCGGGATGGCAAATGTGGACTAAGGCTTCATTCTGTAAATAATGgagtatttgtttgctatgtTGCGGCTGGAAGTCCAGCTGCTTTAGCTGGTTTAAGATTTGGAGATCAGATACTTGAAATCAACAATGTATCTCTTGCTGGAATGTCAATGGAGCAATGTCACGCTATTTTAAAGAAGGCACCGACTAATGGAATCAATATGGCTGTTCGTGACAG ACCTTTTGAACGAACAATCACACTACACAAAGATTCCCTTGGACATGTTGGCTTCCAGTTTAAAAATGGAAACATAGTTGGATTGGTCAAAGATTCATCTGCAGCTCGCAATGGTTTACTGACAGACCATCAGATTCTGGAAATAAACACTATAAATGTTGTGGGCATGAAAGATAAAGAGATTTCTAAAGTTATTGATGATGGCCCGAATGTTGTGAATGTGACTGTAATACCACAATATATCTACCAACACATGATAAGCAA gATGTCAAATTCGCTGTTCAAAGAATTGGACCGCACACCTGCTGTTTAA
- the LOC110996339 gene encoding uncharacterized protein LOC110996339 yields MLAQESQTERSNGNKNRTPSRCREWERQRRLKFNESIAKLGELVLTINKENGDTANDKSGSTQFPKIEIIQKAIICLTNFTQENSKLKAEVLALEVKLQGFEKLKCDTKDECVQVTLGTGRGKQNSKYLKLLMLKKCKNNIDNKDDKPKKLGKDPPKSRKTLGQLPKLLPLPSKKENTIVMLPATPYIFPQRPILFPTATPTLVLLDTNLQSLNKVPIGNRNIHDMTKTTMVNVLPISAYSRPLSAAKTKRNSKPKSTVKKGTKKKDESNVSQIPVSTKEPSIPETINVTEEKNKTDTDKSSPGHIEQTAESTKTVDTDSSEKPISTQSNSVNNTEVPKEINTSVENLPAKISSENQESISQTEKSSQPLNTNVESQPVPDTEPTANEPTTMNKNPEFKDNKDQIQKDSKLQNILQQPICETVDAGNARLELAEEFLAASPTAAFLMSFPLVSGNRADSPNDETQSTNLKDNTCRTELPHQSFFEKQKPKPMSKPQNESIKTISEKNQIPKILNKIADIKPPLTTANTSENPFLNLPLPTVVTTNCSITDTSFGLDFDCNVSKAPSNQPANYVSSNALFYKSDPFASVKNTVYSTSSLSSGHEYNSLGLYPCAVDNYSSKNKTDFPNIDENLMKINSSRLTYDIDLGWSHKSLDFNCTTTSNSLHKDNIFTSTPSTYTSSYNPFNPEFHASLSNVTKKDLLTSKSSTFTEAITSFYSQTGNLWADDVSSIFANASATKNTLSKNQQYTEPNQINSNVKAAKQFDSKHNLINLDNHKSHTTVAGNQHNVSEKYTKKSPSKMHINWMTSETRPSQNNCQQIQTETKENYKGNYGHINASRKVGQNENYFPINMHHFPSQNNHEELQMWPPTKPAGTAEISIEPPPIHLPTLVGDLALGPHEKKRNDLINRGIYQADQNCSNFFSVTQLMNRSSDIPTSRSHATNIEQKPNTKHNLSQIVSDTSRKTNPRESNLQHCYGFGDAKVTNNFDALNQFSHTKTKTNKQEKNSKQQKNNYSAEALIRGGTCSQKLHENNTKFMIPSQKFGDFNVTHDTSVAQVSHYPPLLDYSENSYVGQQYSTTTLYNSTANTMPNSFYSNFMQNGSNLMPTSYTGGPFTGEFVDYNQSAECNYVNHKYDDIKLRNNTNFHQDKSTRREAAKHKLDCKKETTKKYPTKRSKITTESEEWGENTNILWQNKAMNKRHANMMSEELQFPNFIGNQMPTQYQPDFLNTHLMPSNVQSVGSNVHGERTSSTFPVASRSNFNLSTLFPEITMKVQ; encoded by the exons ATGTTAGCTCAAGAGTCACAAACCGAACGAAGTAATGGTAACAAAAATCGGACCCCAAG CCGATGTAGAGAATGGGAACGTCAAAGACGTCTTAAATTCAATGAATCAATTGCAAAATTGGGTGAATTAGTACTGactattaataaagaaaatggaGATACTGCAAATGATAAATCAGGCAGCACTCAATTtcctaaaattgaaattatacaaaaagctataatttgtttaacaaattttacacagGAAAACTCAAAGCTGA aagCTGAAGTTTTAGCATTGGAAGTGAAATTGCAAGGatttgaaaaactaaaatgtgaTACTAAAGATGAGTGTGTTCAGGTTACTCTGGGAACAGGCAGAGGTAAACAAA ATAGCAAATACTTGAAGCTCTTAATGttgaaaaaatgcaaaaataatatagacaaCAAGGATGataaaccaaaaaaattaGGGAAGGATCCTCCAAAATCACGAAAGACATTGGGGCAACTACCTAAACTGTTGCCTTTGCCAAGcaaaaaag AAAATACAATTGTTATGTTGCCAGCAACACCATACATATTTCCTCAACGGCCAATTTTATTTCCAACTGCAACACCAACACTGGTTTTATTAGATACCAATTTACAGTCACTGAATAAAGTGCCAATCGgtaatagaaatatacatgATATGACCAAAACTACAATGGTAAATGTATTACCTATATCCGCATATTCGCGTCCTTTATCTGCTGCAAAAACAAAGCGAAATAGTAAACCAAAAAGTACAGTTAAAAAAGGGACAAAGAAAAAAGATGAGAGTAATGTGTCTCAGATACCTGTCAGTACCAAAGAACCGTCAATTCCCGAAACAATTAATGTTactgaagaaaaaaacaaaacagacaCTGATAAAAGTTCACCAGGCCACATTGAACAAACAGCAGAGAGCACGAAAACTGTAGATACTGATTCTTCAGAAAAACCAATCTCAACGCAATCTAACTCGGTCAATAATACGGAAGTtccaaaagaaataaacacaTCTGTAGAAAATTTACCTGCCAAAATATCGTCTGAAAATCAAGAAAGTATTAGTCAAACGGAAAAGTCTTCCCAACCCCTGAATACAAATGTTGAAAGTCAACCCGTACCTGACACAGAACCTACAGCAAATGAACCAACAACAATGAACAAGAATCCTGagtttaaagataataaagaCCAAATTCAGAAAGATTCaaaactacaaaatattttgcagCAGCCAATATGTGAAACGGTTGATGCAGGCAATGCCAGATTAGAGTTAGCAGAAGAGTTTTTGGCTGCTTCGCCCACTGCTGCATTTCTTATGTCGTTTCCATTGGTTAGCGGAAATCGAGCTGACAGTCCCAATGACGAAACACAGAGTACAAATTTGAAAGATAATACGTGTAGAACAGAACTGCCCCATCAAAGTTTCTTCGAAAAGCAAAAGCCGAAACCCATGAGTAAACCTCAAAATGAAAgcattaaaactatttctgAGAAAAATCAAATTCCCAAAAtcctaaataaaattgcagATATTAAACCGCCGTTGACAACGGCAAATACAAGTGAAAATCCTTTTCTTAATTTACCCCTGCCGACAGTTGTTACCACAAATTGTAGTATAACCGATACTTCATTTGGCTTAGATTTCGATTGCAACGTAAGTAAAGCCCCCTCGAACCAGCCCGCTAATTACGTCAGCAGCAATgctttgttctataaaagtgATCCATTTGCATCAGTAAAAAACACAGTTTACAGTACTAGTAGCCTGTCTTCTGGTCATGAATATAACAGTCTCGGCCTGTACCCTTGTGCGGTAGACAACTACTCctccaaaaataaaactgactTTCCTAACATTGACGAAAATCTTATGAAGATTAACTCATCTAGACTTACCTATGATATTGATCTGGGATGGTCACATAAAAGTCTTGATTTCAACTGTACGACAACGTCAAACTCCCTCCACAAAGATAACATCTTTACTTCAACCCCGTCAACTTACACTAGCTCTTATAATCCCTTCAATCCAGAATTTCATGCTTCCTTATCCAATGTAACTAAAAAAGACTTATTAACCAGTAAATCGTCCACTTTTACTGAAGCAATCACTAGCTTTTATTCTCAGACCGGGAATTTATGGGCTGATGACGTGAGTTCCATATTTGCCAATGCATCAGCCACGAAAAATACTCTGTCAAAGAACCAACAATACACAGAACCTAATCAAATCAACAGTAATGTAAAGGCCGCTAAGCAGTTTGATtccaaacataatttaataaatttagacaACCATAAGTCTCACACTACAGTTGCTGGAAATCAACATAACGTATCTGAGAAGTATACGAAAAAGTCACCCAGCAAAATGCACATAAATTGGATGACATCTGAAACCAGGCCTTCACAAAACAATTGTCAACAAATTCAGACAGAAACGAAAGAAAACTATAAAGGAAACTATGGCCACATCAACGCATCAAGAAAAGTGGgtcaaaatgaaaattattttcctaTTAATATGCATCATTTCCCATCGCAAAATAACCACGAGGAATTGCAGATGTGGCCGCCAACGAAACCCGCAGGAACAGCGGAAATTAGTATTGAACCACCGCCAATTCACTTGCCAACGCTTGTTGGAGATTTGGCATTGGGGCCGCacgaaaagaaaagaaatgatTTAATCAACAGAGGCATATATCAAGCCGATCAAAACTGTTCTAATTTCTTTTCTGTCACTCAGCTGATGAACCGTTCTTCCGATATTCCAACTTCGCGGTCACATGCAACAAACATTGAACAGAAGCCCAATACGAAACACAATTTAAGCCAGATTGTGAGCGATACCAGCCGCAAAACTAATCCACGCGAAAGCAATCTTCAGCACTGCTATGGATTCGGTGATGCCAAAGTAACGAATAACTTTGATGCTCTAAACCAGTTCTCGCATACCAAGacgaaaacaaataaacaggAAAAGAATTCTAAAcaacagaaaaataattattccgCTGAAGCTCTCATACGTGGCGGTACGTGCAGTCAAAAATTGCACGAgaacaatacaaaatttatgatACCATCTCAGAAATTCGGTGATTTTAATGTTACGCACGATACAAGCGTAGCCCAAGTATCGCATTACCCCCCACTACTGGATTATTCGGAGAATAGTTATGTCGGCCAGCAATATTCCACCACAACATTGTATAATTCGACTGCAAATACAATGCCTAATAGCTTCTACTCCAATTTTATGCAAAATGGAAGTAACTTGATGCCCACTAGTTACACAGGTGGTCCGTTTACTGGTGAATTCGTTGATTACAACCAATCAGCCGAATGCAATTACGTAAATCATAAATATGACGACATCAAACTCAGGAATAACACAAACTTCCACCAAGACAAAAGCACAAGAAGAGAAGCCGCTAAACACAAACTTGATTGCAAGAAAGAGACAACCAAGAAGTACCCTACAAAACGATCGAAAATTACCACAGAGTCTGAAGAATGGGGGGAGAATACAAACATATTGTGGCAGAATAAAGCAATGAATAAGAGACACGCCAATATGATGTCAGAGGAATTACAATTTCCTAACTTCATAGGCAATCAGATGCCCACGCAGTATCAACCAGATTTTCTGAATACCCACCTCATGCCTTCCAATGTTCAGAGTGTAGGGTCTAATGTCCACGGCGAGAGGACTTCATCAACCTTCCCTGTAGCTTCGCGGAGTAACTTCAATCTCAGCACATTGTTTCCAGAAATAACAATG AAAGTGCAATGA